In a genomic window of Paramicrobacterium chengjingii:
- a CDS encoding isopenicillin N synthase family dioxygenase: protein MITSLPILDMSRLDAGADEAAAFRHELREVTHDVGFFYLVGHGVPQELIDDVVTVSRRFFDLPAEQKLAIENVNSPQFRGYTRMGGELTAGEVDWREQIDVGPERDVVPAGDGIADYWRLEGPNQWPSELPELQKTVTEWTDRLNEVALRLLRTWAVSLGAPENAFDEAFADDPFSVLKIVRYPGESDPEPKQGVGHHRDGGVLTLLLVEEGKDGLQVEHEGEWIDAPSVPGAFVVNIGEMLELATGGYLKATLHRVISPLKGTDRISLPFFFNPHLDTRMPQLELSPELAAKARGLSVDPTNSPILETYGDNALRYRLRAHPNVADVHHGDLLARA from the coding sequence ATGATCACTTCGCTTCCCATTCTCGACATGTCCCGCCTCGACGCCGGTGCCGATGAGGCCGCTGCGTTCCGCCACGAACTCCGTGAGGTAACGCACGACGTCGGCTTCTTCTACCTGGTGGGGCATGGCGTTCCGCAAGAGCTCATCGACGACGTCGTCACGGTGTCACGGCGCTTCTTCGATCTGCCCGCCGAGCAGAAACTCGCGATCGAGAACGTGAACAGCCCGCAGTTCCGCGGCTACACGCGTATGGGCGGCGAACTCACGGCGGGCGAAGTTGACTGGCGCGAGCAGATCGATGTGGGGCCCGAGCGCGACGTGGTGCCTGCCGGCGACGGCATCGCCGACTACTGGCGCCTCGAGGGGCCGAACCAATGGCCGTCCGAGCTTCCCGAACTGCAGAAGACGGTGACCGAATGGACGGACCGCCTCAATGAGGTAGCGCTACGGTTGTTGCGGACATGGGCCGTCTCACTCGGAGCCCCTGAGAACGCCTTCGATGAGGCGTTCGCCGACGATCCGTTCTCTGTGCTGAAGATCGTGCGCTACCCGGGCGAATCAGATCCCGAGCCCAAGCAGGGCGTCGGCCACCACCGCGACGGTGGCGTGCTGACGCTGCTGCTCGTTGAGGAAGGAAAAGACGGACTTCAGGTCGAGCACGAGGGGGAATGGATTGACGCTCCCAGCGTGCCCGGAGCGTTTGTCGTGAACATCGGTGAGATGCTTGAGCTCGCCACGGGCGGATACCTCAAGGCAACTCTGCACCGCGTGATCTCACCGCTGAAGGGCACCGATCGTATTTCTCTGCCGTTCTTCTTCAACCCGCATCTCGACACGCGAATGCCCCAGCTTGAGCTCAGCCCAGAGCTCGCAGCGAAAGCGCGCGGCCTGTCGGTCGACCCGACGAACAGCCCGATTCTCGAGACCTACGGAGACAACGCGCTGCGCTACCGACTGCGGGCGCACCCGAACGTCGCCGACGTGCACCACGGCGATCTGCTCGCCCGGGCGTAG
- a CDS encoding molybdenum cofactor biosynthesis protein MoaE, which produces MIVLTRVSETPLDVTGHMDAVAHDSQGATALFVGTVRDNDPDAVGRVARLEYSAHPDADAVLAELAASADAEGLRIAVSHRIGSLAIGDAAIVCAVSSVHRAEAFDVCRALVESVKAELPVWKKQIEADGSYGWVGLGRLA; this is translated from the coding sequence ATGATCGTGTTGACCCGTGTTTCTGAGACTCCGCTTGATGTCACAGGGCACATGGATGCTGTCGCGCACGACTCGCAGGGTGCGACGGCATTGTTTGTCGGAACCGTGCGTGACAATGACCCGGATGCAGTGGGCCGTGTCGCCCGGCTGGAGTACAGTGCGCACCCCGATGCCGACGCCGTGCTCGCCGAGCTGGCGGCGTCGGCGGATGCTGAGGGGCTGCGCATTGCCGTGAGTCACCGCATCGGCAGCCTCGCGATTGGTGATGCGGCGATCGTGTGTGCCGTGTCAAGCGTTCACAGGGCTGAGGCCTTCGACGTCTGCCGCGCTCTCGTGGAGTCTGTCAAGGCGGAGCTTCCGGTGTGGAAGAAGCAGATTGAAGCAGACGGCAGCTACGGCTGGGTGGGTCTCGGCCGCCTGGCGTAA
- a CDS encoding MFS transporter produces the protein MDSTTGMNDDALRLKPDLSNWDPEQPETWDSRLAWRTLWITTYTMILAFATWYLVSAIAPRLNDIGYSLSDQELYWLVALPGLAGGLIRLIFMFLPPLLGTRTLVALSALLLLVPLLGWTFVVRDPTIPFWFLMLLSFSAGVGGGSFSGLMASTSYFFPKRLSGTALGLQAGIGNFGIGIVQFLVPWVVGFGLLGTAALTPQSQTDGTLVWLHNGGLVMVPWVLLAAIAGIVFLRRVPVKANFRQQMNIFGLKHTWIMSALYLMSFGAFSGLAAQTGLIIAHVYGGFDNAPNPLAWAWIGPLLGAGIRAACGPLCDRWGGAKFTFIGGAGMTAGTIVTLFFLTPSSVDEFWGFLTGMLLIFFFSGFANAGTFKQMPMIFTKVQAGGTIGWTASIGSFGPFLVGMALSVMSPMVFFIICAVWCGFCTWLAWWYYARPRAEKPS, from the coding sequence GTGGACTCGACGACGGGCATGAACGACGATGCCCTCCGTTTGAAGCCCGACCTGTCGAATTGGGATCCAGAACAGCCAGAGACCTGGGACAGCAGACTCGCCTGGCGCACACTCTGGATCACCACGTACACGATGATCCTGGCGTTCGCCACCTGGTATCTCGTCAGCGCCATTGCACCGCGCCTCAACGACATCGGCTATTCACTCAGCGACCAAGAACTCTACTGGCTCGTGGCCCTCCCCGGGCTCGCGGGCGGCCTTATTCGCCTGATCTTCATGTTTCTTCCGCCGCTTCTCGGCACCCGCACACTTGTCGCGCTCTCGGCGCTGCTGCTTCTCGTTCCGCTGCTCGGCTGGACGTTCGTGGTGCGCGACCCCACGATTCCGTTCTGGTTTCTGATGCTCCTGTCGTTCAGCGCAGGCGTCGGCGGAGGCAGCTTCAGCGGCCTCATGGCGTCAACGAGCTACTTCTTTCCTAAGCGGCTGTCAGGTACGGCTCTCGGTTTGCAGGCCGGCATTGGCAACTTCGGAATCGGCATTGTGCAGTTTCTCGTTCCGTGGGTCGTCGGCTTCGGCCTCCTTGGAACCGCCGCTCTGACCCCGCAGTCGCAGACGGACGGCACCCTCGTCTGGCTGCACAACGGCGGTCTCGTGATGGTGCCGTGGGTGTTGCTCGCCGCGATCGCCGGCATCGTGTTCTTGCGCCGAGTTCCCGTGAAGGCCAACTTTCGGCAGCAGATGAACATCTTCGGCCTCAAGCACACCTGGATTATGTCGGCGCTGTACCTCATGTCGTTCGGCGCGTTCTCGGGACTCGCGGCGCAGACCGGCCTCATCATCGCACACGTCTATGGCGGCTTCGACAATGCTCCCAACCCGCTCGCGTGGGCGTGGATCGGCCCGCTGCTCGGTGCCGGAATCCGTGCAGCGTGCGGTCCGCTCTGCGACAGATGGGGCGGAGCGAAGTTCACGTTCATCGGCGGCGCCGGCATGACAGCGGGCACGATCGTCACCCTGTTTTTTCTCACGCCGTCGAGTGTCGACGAGTTCTGGGGCTTTCTCACCGGAATGCTGCTGATCTTCTTCTTCTCGGGCTTCGCCAACGCGGGTACGTTCAAGCAGATGCCCATGATCTTCACGAAGGTGCAGGCGGGCGGAACAATCGGCTGGACAGCATCCATCGGCTCGTTCGGCCCGTTTCTCGTCGGCATGGCCCTCTCTGTGATGAGCCCGATGGTCTTCTTCATCATCTGCGCGGTCTGGTGCGGCTTCTGCACATGGCTCGCCTGGTGGTACTACGCCCGGCCCAGGGCGGAGAAGCCGAGTTGA
- a CDS encoding squalene cyclase has product MNDTTTSRNDDSTPSAAVRDWLLDTDPALRWQVERDITRAPGETWQATRSRVATEGFGARLLAEQDADGQWAGGAYFPAGYFGSPEADEPGQPWTATTWTLKDLREWGLDAEVLEGTAEKLAANSRWEYENLPYWGGEVDVCINAFTLATGAWLGADVSQLAAWFPAHRLADGGWNCEAEEGNSTRSSFHSTLNAVRGMLAYEKITGDASLRDARHGGEEYLLSRQLMYRESTGERVGEFIDQFIYPDRYRYSALAALDHFRDACRHEETPPDPRLAEAVDVVRGERQPNGTWLQDGRMPGRVWFDIDVAPGQPSPWLTLFGTRVLDWWDHET; this is encoded by the coding sequence ATGAACGACACAACGACGTCTCGCAATGATGATTCGACACCAAGCGCAGCGGTTCGTGACTGGTTGCTCGATACCGACCCCGCTCTGCGATGGCAGGTCGAGCGCGACATCACCCGGGCCCCCGGTGAGACGTGGCAGGCGACGCGCTCGCGCGTGGCGACTGAGGGATTCGGCGCGCGGCTGCTCGCGGAGCAGGATGCTGATGGGCAGTGGGCGGGAGGCGCATACTTTCCGGCAGGCTACTTCGGCAGCCCCGAAGCCGACGAGCCGGGTCAGCCGTGGACGGCGACGACGTGGACCCTCAAGGACCTGCGCGAGTGGGGTCTTGATGCCGAGGTGCTCGAGGGAACAGCCGAGAAGCTGGCGGCAAACAGCCGCTGGGAATACGAGAACCTGCCGTACTGGGGCGGCGAGGTTGATGTGTGCATCAACGCGTTCACGTTAGCGACCGGTGCGTGGCTCGGCGCCGATGTGTCGCAGCTTGCGGCGTGGTTTCCGGCGCATCGACTCGCCGATGGCGGGTGGAACTGCGAAGCGGAGGAGGGGAATTCGACGAGATCGTCGTTTCACTCAACGTTGAATGCGGTCAGAGGGATGCTGGCGTACGAGAAGATCACCGGTGACGCGAGCCTGCGGGACGCGCGTCACGGCGGGGAGGAGTACCTGCTGTCGCGGCAGCTGATGTATCGAGAGTCAACGGGGGAGCGGGTCGGCGAGTTCATTGATCAGTTCATCTATCCGGATCGGTATCGGTACAGCGCCTTGGCCGCGCTCGATCATTTTCGCGATGCGTGCCGTCACGAGGAGACGCCGCCTGACCCTCGCCTCGCTGAGGCTGTCGACGTGGTCAGGGGAGAACGGCAGCCGAACGGGACATGGCTGCAGGATGGTCGGATGCCTGGGCGCGTCTGGTTCGATATCGACGTCGCTCCGGGGCAGCCATCACCCTGGCTGACGCTGTTTGGAACGCGTGTGCTCGACTGGTGGGATCACGAAACGTGA
- a CDS encoding MogA/MoaB family molybdenum cofactor biosynthesis protein, whose product MEHASSRRVARVITVSDRASTGQREDRSGPAAEALLEEAGWTTDVRVVPDDIDAITGSIRSAIDAGCRLVVTTGGTGVAPRDVTPQATAPLLRLELPGIAEQIRRVGAENVAGAILSRGVAGVLGTALVVNVAGSTGAVRDGIPVILSVADHVLSQLDGGDH is encoded by the coding sequence ATGGAACACGCCTCATCGAGAAGGGTCGCCCGAGTCATCACTGTGTCGGATCGCGCCAGCACCGGGCAGCGCGAAGACAGGTCGGGGCCAGCCGCCGAAGCGTTGCTTGAGGAGGCCGGATGGACGACAGATGTTCGGGTCGTTCCCGATGACATCGACGCGATTACGGGGAGCATCCGCTCAGCCATCGACGCCGGATGTCGGCTCGTCGTCACCACGGGCGGCACGGGCGTTGCACCTCGTGACGTCACACCGCAGGCGACGGCTCCTCTGCTGCGGCTCGAACTGCCGGGCATCGCCGAGCAGATTCGGCGCGTGGGCGCCGAGAACGTGGCTGGGGCGATTCTCTCTCGCGGTGTGGCCGGGGTGCTCGGCACAGCGCTCGTCGTGAATGTGGCGGGCTCGACCGGGGCGGTGCGCGACGGCATCCCGGTAATACTCTCGGTCGCCGACCACGTGCTGAGTCAGCTGGACGGAGGCGACCACTGA
- the mobA gene encoding molybdenum cofactor guanylyltransferase, with protein sequence MPENTAHDTATPDAAAQPHAAIVLAGGRASRLDGADKASIQIDGRMLLDHALAAVVGCAPVIVVGPPHLATTPGRTAMTLVREDPPFTGPVAAIDAALKALEVDTVLARGNCAGTRAKFENRPCASTFPSSRHPRRAPNQPDETWLLACDLPRAAEVVATLSAAIPPDFDAAVLVDAAGRRQWLAGRYRTASLRSAVGALPDTAGASMRQLLANIRVHDVPDESGASTDLDTWTAIDDYRSKREDTHG encoded by the coding sequence GTGCCTGAGAACACTGCGCACGACACGGCGACACCGGATGCCGCGGCGCAGCCACACGCGGCGATCGTTCTTGCGGGCGGCCGCGCCTCACGACTCGACGGCGCAGACAAAGCGAGCATCCAAATCGACGGCCGGATGCTTCTTGACCACGCCCTCGCCGCTGTCGTGGGGTGCGCCCCTGTCATTGTCGTCGGCCCGCCGCACCTCGCGACGACACCCGGCCGCACGGCGATGACGCTGGTGCGCGAAGATCCGCCGTTCACGGGACCCGTCGCCGCCATCGACGCAGCACTCAAGGCGCTCGAGGTTGACACCGTGCTCGCACGAGGAAACTGTGCCGGCACGAGGGCGAAATTCGAGAATCGTCCTTGTGCCAGCACATTCCCCTCGTCCCGGCACCCTCGTCGGGCCCCGAACCAGCCCGACGAGACGTGGCTGCTCGCGTGCGATCTGCCGCGCGCTGCCGAGGTCGTCGCCACGCTGAGCGCGGCAATCCCGCCGGACTTCGACGCCGCGGTACTCGTCGACGCCGCGGGCAGGCGGCAGTGGCTCGCGGGCCGCTACCGCACGGCATCGCTGCGTTCAGCTGTGGGCGCGCTGCCGGACACGGCGGGAGCATCCATGAGGCAGTTACTCGCCAACATCCGCGTGCACGATGTGCCCGACGAGTCCGGTGCCAGCACTGACCTTGATACCTGGACGGCGATCGACGACTATCGAAGCAAGAGAGAGGACACCCATGGCTGA
- the moaC gene encoding cyclic pyranopterin monophosphate synthase MoaC — MGAQNADQPFTHLDESGQARMVDVTEKTPTVRSATARGFVRCAPHVIAALRDGTTPKGDVLAVARIAGIQAAKRTPELLPLAHVIGVHGAAVELEVRDEGVAIEATVRTADRTGVEMEAFTAVSVAALTVVDMVKGLDKATSIESIELHRKTGGKSGDWARGA, encoded by the coding sequence ATGGGCGCGCAGAACGCCGACCAGCCGTTCACCCACCTCGACGAAAGCGGCCAGGCGCGCATGGTCGACGTGACCGAGAAGACGCCCACGGTACGCAGCGCCACCGCCCGCGGCTTCGTGCGCTGCGCCCCGCATGTCATCGCTGCCCTGCGCGACGGCACAACGCCCAAGGGCGACGTGCTCGCTGTCGCACGCATCGCCGGCATTCAGGCGGCGAAGCGCACCCCAGAGCTGCTGCCCCTCGCCCACGTGATCGGCGTGCACGGTGCCGCCGTCGAGCTCGAGGTGCGCGACGAAGGCGTCGCCATTGAGGCGACGGTGCGCACCGCAGACCGCACAGGCGTCGAAATGGAAGCGTTCACTGCCGTGAGCGTCGCCGCCCTCACCGTCGTCGACATGGTGAAGGGCCTCGACAAGGCAACGTCGATCGAGAGCATCGAGCTGCATCGCAAAACGGGGGGCAAGAGCGGGGACTGGGCGCGCGGTGCCTGA
- a CDS encoding DUF6457 domain-containing protein, protein MADTPAELDEWIVELATALGIDASTVPTSRLLDLTRDVAHGVTRPAGPVSTYLVGMAVARGAALDDAVRTTLELVERRAS, encoded by the coding sequence ATGGCTGACACACCTGCTGAGCTCGACGAGTGGATTGTCGAGCTCGCCACGGCGCTCGGCATCGATGCGAGCACGGTGCCGACGTCGCGACTTCTCGACCTCACGCGCGACGTCGCGCACGGAGTCACCCGCCCGGCCGGGCCCGTATCGACGTATCTTGTCGGCATGGCTGTCGCACGCGGAGCCGCCCTCGACGATGCCGTGCGCACGACACTTGAGCTCGTGGAACGGAGAGCGTCATGA
- a CDS encoding molybdopterin molybdotransferase MoeA — MSGHEHGQREHPHEHGQHQHDACATGPQLTSIDEHRERILAEARVLPTHSVVLRDALGLVLAEDVQNRWPVPLFDNSAMDGYAVHRDDAVAGARLRIVADVAAGSAEDPSFGVGEAVRIMTGAPVPSAADAIVPLENTDIGTSISETPPEFITITEQPHASAHIRRKASDAEAGSIAVSAGAELGAWQLSSIAAAGYATISVHRRPRVAVISTGSELIDPAATPARGQIPESNSILLSAALRASGVEVTSSTTVPDDNDALRAAVDEARAVSDAIVLTGGASVGAFDVVKAVLDGTASIRFDRVAMQPGKPQGFGVLDNTLVFCLPGNPVSVAASFEMFVRPALRAMAGHADIDRPRVTRAAAIGWRTPAGRAQILPVIFNDQIVQPASHGGSGSHLVSSLADAEGLAIVAADIDHVDEGDAVTVMVLS; from the coding sequence ATGAGCGGGCACGAGCACGGACAGCGCGAGCATCCGCACGAGCACGGCCAACACCAGCACGACGCGTGCGCCACCGGCCCACAGCTGACGAGCATCGACGAGCACCGAGAGCGCATCCTCGCTGAAGCGCGGGTGCTGCCGACTCATTCCGTTGTGCTGCGCGACGCCCTCGGGCTCGTGCTGGCGGAAGACGTGCAGAACCGCTGGCCCGTGCCGCTGTTCGACAACTCGGCGATGGATGGCTACGCCGTGCACAGAGACGATGCTGTCGCTGGGGCGCGGTTGCGCATTGTCGCCGATGTTGCCGCCGGCTCGGCCGAAGACCCGTCGTTCGGCGTCGGCGAGGCGGTGCGCATCATGACCGGGGCGCCCGTTCCGAGCGCCGCCGATGCGATCGTGCCGCTTGAGAACACCGACATCGGAACGTCAATCTCCGAGACGCCGCCCGAGTTCATCACCATCACCGAGCAGCCGCACGCCTCCGCGCACATTCGTCGAAAGGCAAGCGACGCCGAAGCCGGAAGCATCGCCGTGAGCGCCGGCGCTGAACTCGGGGCGTGGCAGCTCTCATCGATCGCCGCCGCGGGGTACGCCACCATCTCGGTGCATCGCCGCCCGCGAGTCGCCGTGATCTCCACCGGCTCAGAGCTGATCGACCCCGCCGCAACTCCCGCGCGCGGCCAGATTCCCGAGTCCAACTCCATTCTGCTGTCGGCTGCGCTGCGTGCGTCGGGGGTCGAGGTGACGTCGTCGACGACTGTGCCCGACGACAACGACGCACTGCGGGCCGCCGTGGACGAGGCGCGCGCCGTGAGCGATGCGATCGTGCTGACGGGCGGCGCCAGCGTCGGCGCATTCGACGTTGTGAAGGCTGTGCTTGATGGCACAGCATCCATTCGCTTTGATCGCGTAGCCATGCAACCAGGCAAACCGCAGGGGTTCGGAGTGCTCGACAACACCCTCGTGTTCTGTCTTCCGGGCAACCCGGTGAGCGTCGCCGCGTCGTTCGAGATGTTCGTGCGCCCCGCCCTGCGTGCGATGGCCGGGCACGCCGACATCGACCGCCCACGCGTCACGCGGGCGGCCGCCATCGGCTGGCGCACCCCCGCCGGTCGCGCTCAGATTCTGCCGGTGATCTTCAACGACCAGATCGTGCAGCCCGCCTCACATGGCGGCAGCGGCTCACACCTGGTCAGTTCGCTGGCAGATGCCGAGGGGCTTGCAATCGTTGCCGCCGATATCGACCACGTCGACGAAGGAGATGCTGTGACTGTGATGGTGCTCTCGTGA
- a CDS encoding MoaD/ThiS family protein yields MIRVRYFAGAADAAGRDELQLDAASTVGALKQHLAESHGAEFAGVLGRCSLMVNGSRLGDDAQIPDAATVDVLPPFAGG; encoded by the coding sequence ATGATTCGCGTTCGCTATTTCGCCGGGGCCGCGGATGCCGCGGGCCGCGACGAGCTGCAGCTTGACGCGGCATCCACTGTTGGTGCGCTCAAGCAGCACCTGGCCGAGTCGCACGGCGCAGAGTTCGCCGGCGTTCTCGGGCGGTGCTCACTCATGGTCAACGGGTCGCGCCTCGGCGACGATGCACAAATTCCGGATGCCGCCACGGTCGACGTTCTGCCGCCGTTCGCCGGCGGATAG